TTTCTGTTGTTAAATTGTGTTGCGTAGTCGTTAGTGCCATAATCACCCGAAAATCGGCTGAAATATGCAATTGCAATTGGTGTATATTTACACCAGAACATAAATCAATATGAGACGACAAAGTATATCACTTACCGAACCGAACGACGAGTGGTTAAAAAGTCAAATTGACAATAAAGAATATTCAAGCAAGAGTGAGCTTGTTAACGATTTAATCAGACAAGCTAGAAGTCAGCAAAGAGAAATTGATTGGATTAGATT
This genomic stretch from Crocinitomicaceae bacterium harbors:
- a CDS encoding CopG family transcriptional regulator; translation: MRRQSISLTEPNDEWLKSQIDNKEYSSKSELVNDLIRQARSQQREIDWIRLKLEKAERNGFTSDSRVQILKQSKDLLNE